The following is a genomic window from Butyricimonas faecihominis.
GATATGGTCTAAATAGGGAATGATCTTCTCCTTGTAAGGGATCGTGACGGCAAATCCTTTTAGCGAGGGGGTTGTTTTAATGACTTGTAGTGTCTGTTCAATATTATCAGATTCGAAGTTCACAAATTCTGCATCTATTTTTTCTGCCTTGAACTTCTCCGTGAAGTAAGTCTTTGAAAATGAATGTCCCAAAGGAAAACCGAGTAATCCGAAAAGTTGCATGGGAGTTTATAAAGTTTGTAAGGTTTATAAGGTTTAAAAAGTTCGGGAGGCATAATTCCCTATGGAGTATTTCATCTACAACTGTTTTACGGCAGATAAAGACACGGTCATTTTATGAACCTGACGAACTTTATAAACCCTTGATGAACTATTTTTTTAGTACTACGGCTAGTTTTTCAATACCCCAGATGAGTAAAATACCAATGATACACATGAGGATTGCCTGCCATACAAGAGGATCGCTCCCGTTAACTTGCTCGAAGGTATTGGGGAGAACGTTTTTTTCAACATTAAAAGCAATCCCGTTAACCAGTTCTGTATCTGTAATTTTCCAGGGCCAGATTTTGTTGAGTGATCCGACCATGAATCCTGTTAATAGGGCTACTGTCATTCCATGATAGTTTTTCAATAACCAGGATAGCAAGTGTGAGAAAGCGACTATACCAGCCACAGCTCCAACTAAGAAGGTAAGTAGAACGGGAATGTTGAATTCGCTGACGGCGGTAATGATGTATTCGTATTTCCCTAAAAGTAACAGAATGAAGGCACCGGATATTCCCGGTAGGATCATGGCGCAAATGGCGATAGCCCCGGAAAGGAGAATAAACCACCAGTCATTCGGAGTACTGGTTGGGGAGAGAACCGTGATCGTGTACGCGATGATGGCGCCAACGATTAACGAGGTGATGGTTAGTATATCCCATTTTTTTATTTCTCTTGAAACCATGAGGGCAGAAATAATGATGAGACCAAAGAAAAAGGACCAAATGTATAACGGGTGGGTTTCTAGCAAGTATTTCATCAATTTTGCCAGTGAAAATATGGATATGGCAATACCTGCAACGACAGAAATTAAAAAGTTTCCGTTAATGTGTTTCCAAAACTCTTTTAGCTGGAAGGTTCCCAACAAACGTAATGCTTTCAGGTTTATTGACCGAATCGACTCGATCAACTCTTCATAGATACCCGTGATAAATGCAATAGTACCTCCTGAAACACCCGGGATTACGTCTGCGGCACCCATGGCACATCCTCTAAGTACTAATAGTAAGTAGTTCTTTTTCTTCTCCATGAACAACAAATTAATTTCTTGATTTTAAATTTTAAATTTTAGATTTCCTTTCACGAATCAACATTTTTGATTTACGATTTATGAATCACCTGAAATCATAAATCGTAAATCTAAATTCATTTATTCTACTTTAAACACGTTACGGTGTTCAAAACGCAACAAGTCAAAGACAGTTTTTACCGGGGTGAAGGTGGATAGCGGAACTTCCACGAATATCGTGTTCCAGTTGGCCATGGCACCATTCCACAATCCGGGTAGTTCTTGAACTTTAATATCTTTCCCGCCTAGTGATTTGCTGGTGATGAATCCCTGTGTGTTATCGATGTATTTAGCCAAGTCATATTTCTTACCTTTATAGTTATAGGTACTACATACGATGTCCACGGGATTAAAGTGGGTTGATTGGGTGAATATTTTTTTCTGATTTCGATCTTTCAGGTTGACTTGAGCGCTCTCCACGATCATCAAGCGTGTTGCATGTTCGTGGTCTTCAACCCAGAACGGTCCTCCACCCGGTTCTCCTTCATTTTTCACCATTCCGCATACACGCAATGGTCGATCAAGTAATTGTTTTAAATAAGCGACTCTTTCCTTACGGTCAGTATGAACTAATCCCTCTTTGGGTTTATAA
Proteins encoded in this region:
- a CDS encoding DUF368 domain-containing protein, with amino-acid sequence MEKKKNYLLLVLRGCAMGAADVIPGVSGGTIAFITGIYEELIESIRSINLKALRLLGTFQLKEFWKHINGNFLISVVAGIAISIFSLAKLMKYLLETHPLYIWSFFFGLIIISALMVSREIKKWDILTITSLIVGAIIAYTITVLSPTSTPNDWWFILLSGAIAICAMILPGISGAFILLLLGKYEYIITAVSEFNIPVLLTFLVGAVAGIVAFSHLLSWLLKNYHGMTVALLTGFMVGSLNKIWPWKITDTELVNGIAFNVEKNVLPNTFEQVNGSDPLVWQAILMCIIGILLIWGIEKLAVVLKK